From Amycolatopsis sp. WQ 127309:
AGGCCCGTCGCGTCGGGGACGGCTCGCAGGTGGTCGCCCAACGCGATGTCGGCTTCGATACGGCCTTCCAGCGCGGCCAGCCGGAGTTCCTCGAACCGCGCCGCCGAGCCCGCGCGAAGCGGTTCGGCGACGTCGGCGAGGACCGGACCGCGCCACAGGTCCAGCGCGGCGCGGAACAACCCGGCCGCACGGGAAGCCGAGCCCGCCCGGAACGCCGCCGCACCGGCCGACGCGAGCCGTTCGAACTCCTGCGCGTCGAGGGTGCCGCTCGGCTCCAGCAGGTAACCGCCACCCGTGCGGACGAGCCGCGCCGGTAACGCCCGCCGCAACCGGGACGCGTACGTGCACAGCTGCGCGTCGACCGTCGAGGGCCGGACGCCGTCCCACACCAGGGAAATCAGCCGTTCGTCGGGCACCACCCGGCCGCGGGCCAGCAGCAACGCCGCCAGCAGCGTCCGCGGCTTGCGCCCGCCGAGCACGGCCGGGCGGCCGTCGGCGCGGCACACCACCAGCGGCCCCAGAATCCGGAACTCCATCCCCCCACCCCGTTCCCACCGTACCGGGACTGACACCGGCGGCACAGGAAAGTCTCAGACCGCCCACAGGAACGGCGCGGATCATGGAGGTCAGAGGATGAGGGATGAGGGATGAGGAGGCCGCGATGATCACCACCCGTCCGGGCTACCCGCGCTGGCACACCGCGAGTGCGCAGGGCCCCCGTTCGCACAACGCCGACGCCGTCGGTGCCTACGCCGCGGCCGGCGCGCCCGGCATCGTCTTCGCCCTCGCCGACGGCGTCGGGGACGACCCGGCCGCCGCCCAGGCCGCGCGCGTCGCCGCCGCGGCCGCCGCGCGCACTCCGGTCCACAAAGGACCGGTCGAGGCCGTTCTCGCCGCACAGCAGGCCGTCCGCGAACGCAGCTACGGCGACGCCGTGCTCGTCGTCGCCGTGCCGGTCGCCGGCGGCTACCGCATCGCCTGGGTCGGCGACGCCCGCGCGTACGCCTGGGACGGCACGGCGCTGCGCCGCCTGACCACCGACCACACGCTCGCCGAGTACTTCCGCGCCCGCCGCCAGCCGGTGACGCCGCGGATGGAACACGTGGTCACCACCAGCGTCCGCACGACGAAACCGCACGAGATCGGCACCGCCGAGGTGACCGGCGGCGGGCTGCTGCTGACCAGTGACGGCGTCCACAAACCGCTCGCCGGCAGCGCGATCCGCGCCATTCTCGCGGATCCGGCGCACGGGGCCGCGGAACTCGTCGAGGCCGCGATCGCCCACGGCGGATCCGACAACGCGACCGCGCTCTACGTCGAGGCAGTGGAGGCCGACAGCACCACGGTGCGATTTCCCGTTGCCGCGTGACCCTAGCTAGCGCGTTCGCGCTTGAGCTGCCGGTATTCGCGTAGTACCAACACGATGATGATGACGTCGAGGGCGGCGAAGAACGGCAGCGCGATCGAGTGGGTGTGGATCGCGCGCCAGACCTCGTAGACGACGAACGCGGCGAGGATCACCGCGGCGATCGGGTAGGCGGGGACGATCTTGCGCGCCAGCGCCCAGACCAGTCCGAGCTTGATCAAGCCGTGGGCCAGCAGGTAGGCGACGGCGAACGTCTTGGTGTCGCCGTGCAGGAAGTTCTCGGTCGCCGACTCCAGGTGCCGCGCGAGCGTGCCCGACGGGTCGCCGAGCAGGTCGCGGGTGATCACCGCGTGGGTGAACCCGCTGACGGTCGACGCCGGGATGAACGCGAGGATCAGCGCCCCGACGACCTGCAGGGCGCCGTCGAGGCCCTTGATCGCGATCGCGATCCGGAAGAACCGCTCGGTCGCCGTCGGCTTGGTTTCCGCCATGCCCCCACCTCAGCACGAACGGTGGATCCGCGCACGTGGGGGCGGTTTTCACGCCTTTCGTGCCGGGCCGTCCGGCCGGTCCGATCCGTGCGGTGCCGTCCGATCAGCCGGCCGTTTCCGCGCGCACCACGTCCTCCGCGAACGCGACCGCCGTCTTCATTCCCTCTTCGCCGAAGATCGGGCCGTTCGTGTACAGGCCGTCGATGATGAACATGACGCGGTCGGCCAGGCGGTCCGGCTCGGCCGCCGGCGTCGAGCGGGCCAGCTCCCGCAGCTGCGTCCGGACCCGCACGAAGTGGTCCAGCGACACCTGGTGCGCCGGGTGCTCGCGCTCAGGGAACTCGGCGAAGGTGGTGCGCAGCGGGCAGCCGCGCGTGCCCGGGACGTTGACGCGGACCCCGACCTCGCGCACCAGCTCGACCAGCTGCCCCTCCGGGCCATCGGCGGCGGCCTTCGCGTCCGCGACGATGTGCTCCCAGTCTCCGCTGCAGCGCCGCAGGTAGGCGACGACCAGCTCGTCCTTGCTCGCGAACTGGCTGTAGAGCAGGTTCTTGCCGCAGCTGCACTCGTCGATGATCTGCTGCATCCCGACCGCGTGCACCCCCTGCTGGTTGAACAGCCGGGTGGCGGTTTCGAGGATGCGCTCTCGGGCGTCCGGCGTGGGCTTGCGCGGCATGTACCCATCGTACCGGACCGAATGGTCCACATTGTGGAATCCCTGGTTGACACCGTGTCCGCGACGCCGCCATGATTCGGACCGATCAGTCCCGGACCGATCGGTCCACGACCGGATGACGCCCCGTGCCCGCGGCCGGCTTCTCGCTCGGGCTCGTCGCGGGCGGCCTGCTCACCGAGGTCAGCTGGCGGTGGGTGTTCCACGCGCCGGTGGTCGTCGCGCTCGCGACCCTGGCCGGCGCGCTGGCCGTGGTGCCGCGCGCACCGCGTCCCGCCCGGACCGGCGGCTTCGACGTCGCCGGCTCCGCGGCCATCACGGCGGCGATGCCGCTCCTGGTGTTCACGCTGGTCGAGGCACCGAACGCGGGCTGGGCGTCGGTGCGCACGCTCGGCTCGCTGGTCGCGGTCGTGGTGCTGCTGGCCGCGTTCGCCGTGGTCGAACGGCGGGTTTCGGCGCCGCTGGTCCGGCTGGGCGTGCTGCGGTCGGGCGCGTTGGTGCGGGCGACCGTCGGGGCGCTGTCGCTGCTGGGCGGCTGGGTGAGCGCGCTGTTCATCGTGACGCTCTACCTGCAGGACTTCCGCGGCTGGTCGGCGCCGGAGACCGGGCTCGCGGTGGCGCCGAGCGGCCTGGTCGTGGCGCTGCTCGCCGCGCCGCTGGTCGGCCGGTTCGGCTCGGGGCGCGTCGCGCTGGCCGGGCTCACCTCGTCGGTGGCGGCGTACGCGCTCATGCGGTTCCTGGACGCCACCAGCGGGTACGTGACGCTGATGCTGCCCGCGTTCCTGCTGGTCGGGCTGGCGTTCACGCTCACCTGCGGCCCGCTGACGATGGCCGCGGCCGACAGCGTCCCGGCCGCGGACCGGGGGCTGGCGGGCGGGCTGGTGACCACGTCGTTCCAGGTCGGGCCGGCGGTGGCGCTGGGCGTGGTGTCGGCGGTGAGCGCCACCGGCGCCGACCTCCTGAGCGGCCCGCACTCGGCGTCGCCGCGATGCTCCCCTCCCTGCGCCACCGCTGAAGTCCGTGAAGGCCTCCTTACCGGCCATAAGAGCCGGTAAGGAGGCCTTCACGGCTTTGAGCTACATCGCGGGCGGGGCGGACTTCGTGCCCCACGCCGTCGGGGTGTCGCTCAGGGTGAAGCGGATCGTGCCCGCGCGGAGCAGGTCCTCGTGCGAGATCCAGCTGCGGTCGTAGCCGCGGTGTCCGATGTGGACGTCCGTTGTGTACTGGAGTTTCGACGCGCTCGCGCCGGGCGCCTCGATCTCCAGCTTGCGGCCGTGCTCCGGGTGGATCTCGACCTTCTCGAACATCGGCGTGCTGAGCAGGTACGTCCCGGAACCGGGCTGGGCCTCGAAGACGCCCGTCATGCCGAAGACCAGCCACGACGAGATGGTGCCGAGGTCGTCGTTGCCCGGCATGCCGTACGGCGTGTCGGTGAAGAGCGTCCGCGCCGCGCGCAGGACGGCCGACGTCTTCCACGGCGCGCCCGTCCAGCTGTACATCCAGGGCGCGTGCAAGTCGGGTTCGTTGTTGGGGTTGAAGGCGAAGTTGTTGTGGTAGTCGTACGCGCCGTGGACCCAGGAGTCCTTCGCGGCCTTCGCCGGGTCGGTGAGCAGCAGCGGCGTGTCGAAGAACGTGTCGAGCCGCTTCTCGGCCTGCCCCGCGCCGCCCATCAGGCCGAACAGCTTCGCGGTGTCCTGCTGGGCGAGCCACTGGTACTGCCACGGCGTGCCCTCGTGGAACCCGGTCGACTGGGCCGGGTCGGGGTCGCCGACGCCGGTGCCATCCGCCGCGCGGGTGCGCGGGAAGCCGGTGAAACCGTGGGACTCGACGCTGGTGTCCCAGAGCTTCGAGAAGTTGCCGCAGCGCGCGGACAGCGTCTTGGCCTTGTCGCGGTAGCCCAGCCCGGACGCCATTGTGGACAGTGCGCAGTCGGCGAGGGCGTACTCGAGCGTCGCGGAGCCGGCCTGGCGGGTGTCACCGAAGGTGTAGCCGGGGACGTCCTGGTAGCCGATCCAGCCGTTCTTGACGTAGTTGGGGTTGCCGTCGCGGCCGCGGAAGATGGACTGGTCGGCCGGGACTTCGGTGGCGTTGCGCCAGAGCGCGTCGAACAGCTGCCGCGCGGTGCGGTCGTCGAGGAGGCCGCGGCGGTAGTTGTCGACCACCCACGGCGTCACCGGGTCGCCGCTCATCACGTTCGTCTCGCCGCCGGCGAGCGCCCAGCGCGGCACCCAGCCGCCGTCCTGGTAGATCTTGAGGACGGACTTGGTCATGTCCGCGGCCTTGTCCGGGTGCAGCAGCGCGACGAGCTGGTTCTGCGAGCGGTAGGTGTCCCACAGCGAGAACATCTGGTAGTAGGTGTCCCGGCTGCGGTGCACAGCGTCGTCGAAGCCGCGGTAGGAACCGTCCACATCGGACCCGACGGACGGGTGCAGCAGCGACCGGTAGAGCGCGCTGTAATAGGTGCGCTGGTCGGCAGTGGTGCCACCGGCGACGCGCATCCGGTTCAGCTCGTCCGCCCAGGTGTCGTGCGCGGTCTTGCGGGCCTTGTCGAACGACCTGGGCTGCTCGGTCTTCCGGTTCAGCCGGGCGCCGTCGACCGAGGTGTAGGAGACGCCGACGGACGCGCCGACCTGGTTCTTGTCCGTGCCGAAATTCAGCCACGCGCCGGCGCGCTGGCTGCCGAGGCTCGCGTCGCGCTGGTTCGGCGTGAGCTTGTTGTCGGTCCAGGTCCCGAAACCGGTGAACTTGCGGTCGAACTTGGCGCTGAAGAAGACCTTGTAGCGCTCCTTCTGCGTCTCCCAGCAGAAGTTGCCGCCCTGCAGCCAGCCTTCGACGGTGTCGTCGCCGACGACGTGGACGTCACCGGCGTAGGTGTAGCCGTTGCTCTCGCCGACCTCGATGAGGACGTTCTCGCTGGTGGCGCCGGCCGGGTAGGTGTAGCGGTGCTGGCCGGTGCGCTGGGTCGCGGACAGCTCGGCGTCGATGCCGTTGTCGAGCTTGACGCCGTAGTAGCCCGGCTGCCGGGTTTCGTTGGCGTGGCTGAACTTCGCGCCGTACTGCGCGGGGTCGCTGCTGGTGACGGCGCCGGTGGTCGGCATGAAGCGGAAGTTGCCCATGGTCTGGCAGCCGACGCCGGATAGGTGGGTGTGGCTGAAGCCGAGGGTGGTGTCCTGCGCGTAGTCGTAGGACGCGTACTTCTTGAGCTGGGTGTCCGGGCTGAGCTGGACCATGCCGAACGGCGTCGTCGCGCCCGGGAAGGTGGTGCCGTCCCCGTTGTTGCCGATCGAGGTGTCGACGAGGGTGGTCGGGTCGTCGGCGAACTTCGGCCCGTGTGGTGCCGCCTGCGCGGGGGCCGCGAGGGCGACGGCGGTCACGCCGGCGAGCGTGACGGCCAGGACGCGCTTGCGCGCTCTCATCCGGTTCCTCCTGTGACAACGTTGTCAGACTGTGGGTGAATCCTTGACGTTGTCCACCGGACAGGTCAAGTCCCACGAGCGACCCAAACGCCCCAATGTGAGCCGGGAGGTGCGTCAGGACTGGTGGGTGACGTGGCCGCCCAGGATGGTCGCCGTCACCGGGAGGCGGCGGAGGTCCTGTGGTGACAGGGAAGCCGGGTCCGCCGCCGTCACCATCAGGTCCGCGACGTCGCCCACCGCGACGCCGCGGCGGCCGCCCGAGGCCGCCGCCAAGGCGTCGGCGAACGGGATCGACTGCTCCGGGTGCCACGGCGGGCGGTCGTCGTCGGTGCGGGAGATCGCCGACGCGATACCGTCCCACGGGTCCAGCGGCGCGACCGGCGCGTCGGAGCCCAGTTCCAGGCGGGCGCCCGTTTCCAGCAGGGAGCGGTAGGGGAACGCGCGCGCCGTCCGGCCGGTCCAGTGGCGGTCCGCGACGTCGCGGTCGTCCGGCTGATGGGCCGGCTGGACCGCCGCGACGACGCCGAGGGCCGCGAACCGCGGGACGTCCGCCGGCGAGAGCAGCTGGGCGTGCTCGATCCGGCCCGGGCAGCCGACCTCCTCGAACGCGTCCAGCGCGATCGTGTTGGCCTGGTCGCCGATCGCGTGGACCGCCGGGAGCAAGCCGTGGTCGGACGCGCGCCGCATCAGGGGCACCAACGAGGAAGGCGGGAGTTCCAGCAGCCCCAGCGAATCCCCGCCCGGGTACGGGTCGTGGCAGTAGGCCGTGCGGGTGTTGAGCGAGCCGTCGACGAAGAGCTTGAACGGGCCGACCGTGAGGAGCCCGCCCGAGCCCGGGAGGACGTCGTCCGTGCGGTGGCCGCGCTCGATGGCCTGGTCCAGCAGGTACCGCGCGATGACGCACGAGATCCGGGCCGCGGGCGTGCCGAGCGAAAGCCGGCGCAGCCAGTCCGTGACGGTGTCGGCGTACTCGTAGTCGACGATCTGCGTCACCCCGCGCGCGGCCGCCGCGCGCACGGCTTCGGCTACCCACTGGTCCTGGACGTCGACGGCGGCCGTGGGCAGCTCGGCCGTCGCGCTCATGCAGTCGTTCTCCAGCAGCACGCCCGTCGGGTGCTCGCGCCCGATCAGCTTCAGCGCCGCCGGGCTCAGCCACAGCGTGTGCAGGTCCGCGCTGAACAACGCCACCGCGCGCCCGGGCAGCGCGCGCTGCAGCAGCTCCTTGTGCGGCTTGTCGGGCCAGAGCGCGTCGCGGAAGCCGGCGCCCACGACCAGTTCCGCCGGCTGCGACGGCGTCGCCAGCAGGTGCGCCAGCAACAGCTCGACCGTCTCCCCCGCCGACCGCGCGGCTTCCAGCGGGATGCGGCGGCGGGACGTGGCCCACTGCACGACGTGGACGTGCGCGTCGACCAGGCCCGGTAGCAGCGTGCCGCCGTGGCCGTCGACGATCCGGGCCGCGAAACCATCCGACCCGGGCGCGGTGATCGAGGCGACGCGGCCGTCGGTGACGCGCACGTCCGCGAGCTCGCCGCCGAGTCCCGGGCGCACGCGGCGCAGCAGAAGATCGTCCATGGCCCTACCTTGCCAGGAAGGTCACGTCCGGGTGAAGCACAGCGTGAGATGGGAAATAGTTGGGTATTAGCTACCGTTGAGAGAGATGGCAGCCGTCGCCCGCCGAAGGGTCAGGGCCGGTCCATGGGCGCCGCCTTCACAAGCCGCGCAGGGTTCGACTCCCTCGGTTGCCGCCGAAGTCCGTGAATGCCACATCGAGGGACACCAGGTCTCTCAATGTGGCATTCACGGCGTTCAGCCCACCGGCATGTCGCGGCGGCGCAGTGCGGCCAGGCCGGCGGTGCCCGCCGCGGCGGCGATCAGCACCAGCCAGAGCAGCGGGGCCACCGAGAAGGTGCCGCCCGGAAGCCGTGGCAGGTGCTGGAACGGTGAGATGCCGAGCACGACGTCGTTCCACCGCAACGCCGAGCCGACCAGCGACAGCAGCAGGAACGCGGCCAGCAGGCCCCACGCCGCCGCCGCGAAGCGCGGCAGGAAGCCGGTCAACGCCGCCGCGAGCCCGGCCAGGACCCACACCGCGGGCAGCTGCGCCAGGGCCGCGGGGATCAGCCGCGCGCCGTCGCCGGAGGCCAGCCCGGTCGCCAGCCCCGTGACCGCCAGCACGAACGCCGACCCCAGCAGCGCGAACACCAGGTGCGCCGCCGCCCAGCCGAGCCGGCCGACGGCCGTGGCCAGCACCGGTTCCGCCCGGCCGGCCGCTTCCTCGGCGCGCAGCTTCAGCGTCGCCTGCACCGCGTAGCCCGCCGCCGCGAGGCCGAACAACGTCATCGTCCCGGCCAGGTACGCGTCCATCACCGCGCCACCGCCGCCGAGCCGCGCGAAGACGCCGGCGACGGCTTTGTTGTCCCGCACCATGTCCGAGACGTTCTGCGCGACCCCGCCCATCAGCAACCCGACCAGCGCCAGGCACACGGTCCAGACCAGCAGCGTCCCGCGTTGCAGCCGCCAGGCCAGCGCCAGCGGCGAGCGCAACGACGCCTTCGCCGCGGGACGCCCGAGCCGCGCGGGCAGCAGCGCCGCGCCGAGGTCCCGCCGGGCCGACAGCCCGGCCGCGGCGACCACCAGCAGGCCCGTGGACACCACGCCCAGCAGCAGCACCCACCACCGCTCCCCCGCGAACGGGCGCAGCCGGTGCGCCCAGCCGATCGGCGACAGCCACGCGAGCCAGCCCGCCGACCCGCCGGTCGTCTCGCTGCTGTCCCCGGCGGCGCGCAGCAGGAACGCCAGCACCAGCACGCCGATCCCGATGCCGCGGGCGCCGCTCGCGCCCCAGGTGAGCTGCGCGGCGACCGCGCCGATAGCGGCGAAGACCCAGCCCGTCATGGTGAACCCGAGCCCCAGCGCCAGCGCTCCGGCCAGAGGGACACCTTGCGCGGACACGCCGAGCGCGACCAGCAGGCCGTAGACCAGGCACGCGCCGCAGACGGCGAGCACGGCGGCGACGAGCCCCGCGTGCCGGCCGACGACGGTCGCGCCGGTCAGCTCCCCGCGGCCGGCTTCCTCTTCGGTCCGGGTGTGCCGGACGACGGTGAGCAGCGCGATCAGCCCGACGACGACCGGGAAGAACCCGCACTGCCAGGCCAGCAGCTCCCCGGCTGAAGGGCCGTACAGCGGACCGTTGCGGACGGCGAACGTCGCGCTGGTGACGTTCAGGTCGTAGAAGTGCTGCCGCGCCGCGGCGTCCGGGTACGCGGCCTTGATCGACGACAGGTAGCCCAGCGGCGCGACCGTCAGCACGACGATCCACAGCGGCATCAGGAACCGGTCGCGGCGCAGCACCAGCCGCAGCAGCGACCAGGTGCCGGTCATCGCGCCGCTCCGACCGGCTCGTCGTGCTGGTAGTGGCGCAGGAACAGCTCCTCGAGCGTCGGCGGGCGGCTCACCAGGTTGCGCAGCCCGGCGTCGGCCAGGTGCCGCATCACACCGTCCAAAGCGGACTGGTCGACCGACAGGTGGACGTGCGAGCCGTACGTGCTCAGGTCGTGGATCCCCGGCAGCGACGCCAGCTCCGGCGGGACGCGCACCAGCGAGGCGTCGATGGTGATCCGGCCCAGGTGCCGCAGCTCGTCGAGCGTGCCGGACTCGACGGTCCGGCCGGCGCGGATGATCGTGACGCGGTCGCACAGCGCCTCGACCTCCGAGAGGATGTGCGAGGACAGCAGCACGGTCCGGTCGCCGCGGTCGCGCTCTTCCTCGATGACCTGGCGGAAGACCTCTTCCATCAGCGGGTCGAGCCCGGACGTCGGCTCGTCGAGCACCAGCAGCTCGACGTCGGACGCCAGCGCGGCGACCAGCGCGACCTTCTGCCGGTTGCCCTTCGAGTACGTCCGGCCCTTCTTGCGCGGGTCGAGGTCGAAGCGCTCGACGAGCGCGTCCCGGCGCCCGGCGTCGAGGCCGCCGCGCAGCCGGCCGAGCAGGTCGATGACCTCGCCGCCAGTGAGGTTGGGCCAGAGCGTGACGTCGCCGGGCACGTACGCGAGCCGCCGGTGCAGCTCGGTGGCGTCGCGCCAGGGATCGCCGCCGAGCAGGGTGGCCCGGCCGCCGTCGGCCCGCATCAGCCCCAGCAGGACGCGGATCGTGGTGGTCTTGCCGGCGCCGTTGGGTCCGAGGAACCCGTGCACCTCGCCGGTGTGGACGGTCAGGTCGAGCCCGTCGAGGGCCTTCGCCGCGCCGAACGCCTTGGTGAGGCCGGCGGCGGTGATCGCTTCGGCCATGGTCAGTCCTTCCGGGAGTTCTTGGCCAGCGCTTCGCGGGCCTTCTCGAGCAGTTCGGGGGTGGCGAGCGGATGGGTGAAGATGTGCCCGGCGGCGGCCATCATGCGGAGCATCGCCTCGGGGGTGCCGGGCTCCTCGCCGAGCGCCCGCGCGATGTGGTCCTGCAGGATCATCAGCCCGCCGGTCATGGCGGTGAGCGCGGCGGCGGCGGCCCGCGGGTCGGGCACGTCGAGCCCGGAGTCGACGAAGTACTGCTCGGTCCCGTCGACGATCTCGCGGAACTGCTCGGCGGCGGCGTCGGAGCCGTCGATCATGCCGCGGCCCACGTAACGGCGGTAGAGCAGCTGACGGGCGTCGAACGTCGGGATGAACCCCGGGTTCGCGTGGCCCTTCTCCAGCGCCTCCTCCTTGAACCGCATCAGCTCGGCGAAGACGTGGGTGTCGCACGCCTTGCGCAGGCCGTCCTTCGAGCCGAAGTGGTGCCTGATCAACCCGCCGGACACGCCCGCGGCCTGGGCGATGTCGAGGATCGACGTCTTCTCGGCGCCTTGCTCGGTGAACAGCCTGATGGCGGCGTCGCGGATGCGGGCGCGCGCGGTGAGGTCCTCGAATGCGGGACCACTCTCGGTCATGGAACGGCCTATCTCTCGACGCAGCTTGCTACACGTGAATGTAGTCCCCTATACGTACATATAGCAAGGTGGGCACATCACGCCGCAACGTCGTATCCGGTTGCCTCCCAACCGGTGATCACGTTAGGCCATTCGGCCCGCAACCAATTGCGGATAATGGGCTAAGTGTCTTATTGCTGCGGATCATCCCGCGATGTGTACTGCTCGCAAGCATCTCTTCACGAAGGGCTCACGCAGTGACACAGCTCAGATCCAGCTGGAGACGGCGGGCCGGGATCACCGTCCTCGCCACCGCTCTCGGCGCCTCCGTCCTCGGCATCGCCGTCCCGGTGGCGTCCGCCCAGCAGGCCCCGCTCACCGCCGGGGCCGCCGACGGCAGCAAGGCCCTCGACGAGCACGACCGCACGCTCGTCGCCGAAGCCGAGAAGGCCGGCAAGCCCGACGTGACCCTGCTGGTCGCGGCCGAAAAGGGCCAGACCGGCGCCGCCGTCACCGAGCTCAAGGCCCTCGGCGGGGTCGTCCAGTCCACCGACAGCAAGCTCGACTACGTCAAGGTGAGCATCCC
This genomic window contains:
- a CDS encoding AfsR/SARP family transcriptional regulator, whose protein sequence is MEFRILGPLVVCRADGRPAVLGGRKPRTLLAALLLARGRVVPDERLISLVWDGVRPSTVDAQLCTYASRLRRALPARLVRTGGGYLLEPSGTLDAQEFERLASAGAAAFRAGSASRAAGLFRAALDLWRGPVLADVAEPLRAGSAARFEELRLAALEGRIEADIALGDHLRAVPDATGLVLEHPLRERALALLMAALCASGRSADAVEVYHRGRRVLDEKLGITPGPALRAAYERVLQPSPEG
- a CDS encoding PP2C family serine/threonine-protein phosphatase, which gives rise to MITTRPGYPRWHTASAQGPRSHNADAVGAYAAAGAPGIVFALADGVGDDPAAAQAARVAAAAAARTPVHKGPVEAVLAAQQAVRERSYGDAVLVVAVPVAGGYRIAWVGDARAYAWDGTALRRLTTDHTLAEYFRARRQPVTPRMEHVVTTSVRTTKPHEIGTAEVTGGGLLLTSDGVHKPLAGSAIRAILADPAHGAAELVEAAIAHGGSDNATALYVEAVEADSTTVRFPVAA
- a CDS encoding DUF2127 domain-containing protein, producing the protein MAETKPTATERFFRIAIAIKGLDGALQVVGALILAFIPASTVSGFTHAVITRDLLGDPSGTLARHLESATENFLHGDTKTFAVAYLLAHGLIKLGLVWALARKIVPAYPIAAVILAAFVVYEVWRAIHTHSIALPFFAALDVIIIVLVLREYRQLKRERAS
- a CDS encoding TetR/AcrR family transcriptional regulator, which produces MPRKPTPDARERILETATRLFNQQGVHAVGMQQIIDECSCGKNLLYSQFASKDELVVAYLRRCSGDWEHIVADAKAAADGPEGQLVELVREVGVRVNVPGTRGCPLRTTFAEFPEREHPAHQVSLDHFVRVRTQLRELARSTPAAEPDRLADRVMFIIDGLYTNGPIFGEEGMKTAVAFAEDVVRAETAG
- a CDS encoding MFS transporter; translated protein: MPAAGFSLGLVAGGLLTEVSWRWVFHAPVVVALATLAGALAVVPRAPRPARTGGFDVAGSAAITAAMPLLVFTLVEAPNAGWASVRTLGSLVAVVVLLAAFAVVERRVSAPLVRLGVLRSGALVRATVGALSLLGGWVSALFIVTLYLQDFRGWSAPETGLAVAPSGLVVALLAAPLVGRFGSGRVALAGLTSSVAAYALMRFLDATSGYVTLMLPAFLLVGLAFTLTCGPLTMAAADSVPAADRGLAGGLVTTSFQVGPAVALGVVSAVSATGADLLSGPHSASPRCSPPCATAEVREGLLTGHKSR
- a CDS encoding GH92 family glycosyl hydrolase, producing MRARKRVLAVTLAGVTAVALAAPAQAAPHGPKFADDPTTLVDTSIGNNGDGTTFPGATTPFGMVQLSPDTQLKKYASYDYAQDTTLGFSHTHLSGVGCQTMGNFRFMPTTGAVTSSDPAQYGAKFSHANETRQPGYYGVKLDNGIDAELSATQRTGQHRYTYPAGATSENVLIEVGESNGYTYAGDVHVVGDDTVEGWLQGGNFCWETQKERYKVFFSAKFDRKFTGFGTWTDNKLTPNQRDASLGSQRAGAWLNFGTDKNQVGASVGVSYTSVDGARLNRKTEQPRSFDKARKTAHDTWADELNRMRVAGGTTADQRTYYSALYRSLLHPSVGSDVDGSYRGFDDAVHRSRDTYYQMFSLWDTYRSQNQLVALLHPDKAADMTKSVLKIYQDGGWVPRWALAGGETNVMSGDPVTPWVVDNYRRGLLDDRTARQLFDALWRNATEVPADQSIFRGRDGNPNYVKNGWIGYQDVPGYTFGDTRQAGSATLEYALADCALSTMASGLGYRDKAKTLSARCGNFSKLWDTSVESHGFTGFPRTRAADGTGVGDPDPAQSTGFHEGTPWQYQWLAQQDTAKLFGLMGGAGQAEKRLDTFFDTPLLLTDPAKAAKDSWVHGAYDYHNNFAFNPNNEPDLHAPWMYSWTGAPWKTSAVLRAARTLFTDTPYGMPGNDDLGTISSWLVFGMTGVFEAQPGSGTYLLSTPMFEKVEIHPEHGRKLEIEAPGASASKLQYTTDVHIGHRGYDRSWISHEDLLRAGTIRFTLSDTPTAWGTKSAPPAM
- a CDS encoding amidohydrolase; the protein is MDDLLLRRVRPGLGGELADVRVTDGRVASITAPGSDGFAARIVDGHGGTLLPGLVDAHVHVVQWATSRRRIPLEAARSAGETVELLLAHLLATPSQPAELVVGAGFRDALWPDKPHKELLQRALPGRAVALFSADLHTLWLSPAALKLIGREHPTGVLLENDCMSATAELPTAAVDVQDQWVAEAVRAAAARGVTQIVDYEYADTVTDWLRRLSLGTPAARISCVIARYLLDQAIERGHRTDDVLPGSGGLLTVGPFKLFVDGSLNTRTAYCHDPYPGGDSLGLLELPPSSLVPLMRRASDHGLLPAVHAIGDQANTIALDAFEEVGCPGRIEHAQLLSPADVPRFAALGVVAAVQPAHQPDDRDVADRHWTGRTARAFPYRSLLETGARLELGSDAPVAPLDPWDGIASAISRTDDDRPPWHPEQSIPFADALAAASGGRRGVAVGDVADLMVTAADPASLSPQDLRRLPVTATILGGHVTHQS
- a CDS encoding ABC transporter permease, encoding MTGTWSLLRLVLRRDRFLMPLWIVVLTVAPLGYLSSIKAAYPDAAARQHFYDLNVTSATFAVRNGPLYGPSAGELLAWQCGFFPVVVGLIALLTVVRHTRTEEEAGRGELTGATVVGRHAGLVAAVLAVCGACLVYGLLVALGVSAQGVPLAGALALGLGFTMTGWVFAAIGAVAAQLTWGASGARGIGIGVLVLAFLLRAAGDSSETTGGSAGWLAWLSPIGWAHRLRPFAGERWWVLLLGVVSTGLLVVAAAGLSARRDLGAALLPARLGRPAAKASLRSPLALAWRLQRGTLLVWTVCLALVGLLMGGVAQNVSDMVRDNKAVAGVFARLGGGGAVMDAYLAGTMTLFGLAAAGYAVQATLKLRAEEAAGRAEPVLATAVGRLGWAAAHLVFALLGSAFVLAVTGLATGLASGDGARLIPAALAQLPAVWVLAGLAAALTGFLPRFAAAAWGLLAAFLLLSLVGSALRWNDVVLGISPFQHLPRLPGGTFSVAPLLWLVLIAAAAGTAGLAALRRRDMPVG
- a CDS encoding ABC transporter ATP-binding protein; protein product: MAEAITAAGLTKAFGAAKALDGLDLTVHTGEVHGFLGPNGAGKTTTIRVLLGLMRADGGRATLLGGDPWRDATELHRRLAYVPGDVTLWPNLTGGEVIDLLGRLRGGLDAGRRDALVERFDLDPRKKGRTYSKGNRQKVALVAALASDVELLVLDEPTSGLDPLMEEVFRQVIEEERDRGDRTVLLSSHILSEVEALCDRVTIIRAGRTVESGTLDELRHLGRITIDASLVRVPPELASLPGIHDLSTYGSHVHLSVDQSALDGVMRHLADAGLRNLVSRPPTLEELFLRHYQHDEPVGAAR
- a CDS encoding TetR/AcrR family transcriptional regulator, which translates into the protein MTESGPAFEDLTARARIRDAAIRLFTEQGAEKTSILDIAQAAGVSGGLIRHHFGSKDGLRKACDTHVFAELMRFKEEALEKGHANPGFIPTFDARQLLYRRYVGRGMIDGSDAAAEQFREIVDGTEQYFVDSGLDVPDPRAAAAALTAMTGGLMILQDHIARALGEEPGTPEAMLRMMAAAGHIFTHPLATPELLEKAREALAKNSRKD